A single window of Rana temporaria chromosome 1, aRanTem1.1, whole genome shotgun sequence DNA harbors:
- the LOC120914049 gene encoding putative nuclease HARBI1 isoform X4: MSDFLIFKYCILIVKLLFKQDFFLARLITVMELHTMFRIHEKGAQQEILRQDSNPNHKHRERVFRPRISLFGLNEEEVRSRYRFSTEVILELYEQIQQDIEPNCERNHAVPGMVKLLSALHYFSSASFQGTVSALSGISQPSFSRHLTQVLKAINKLTPQYIVFPSDKAAIQTIKDGFFKMSSFPNVMGVIDCTHVALSPPTEDIYRNSKNFHSLNVQMVCASDMRILNLVAGYPGSTHDSYILKHSSLHTILTSGNLPEGWILASTKTAGSYWCYNFSGAFGFIHCFFEIPIIMSAFAALKLCSSYCR; this comes from the exons ATGtctgattttttaattttcaaatactgtatattaattgtgaaactactttttaaacaggatttttttttagctagacTCAT CACAGTTATGGAGTTGCATACCATGTTTCGCATACACGAGAAAGGTGCCCAGCAAGAAATATTGCGGCAAGATTCTAATCCAAACCACAAACATAGAGAACGCGTCTTTAGACCAAGGATATCCCTTTTTGGATTAAATGAGGAAGAAGTTAGATCAAGGTATCGCTTTAGCACTGAAGTTATACTGGAGCTATATGAACAGATCCAGCAAGATATAGAGCCAAACTGTGAACGGAACCATGCTGTTCCAGGCATGGTAAAATTGCTGAGCGCTCTTCATTATTTTTCCTCTGCATCGTTTCAGGGTACGGTATCTGCTCTCTCTGGTATATCCCAACCAAGTTTCAGCAGGCATCTGACTCAAGTCCTAAAGGCCATCAATAAGTTAACTCCACAGTATATTGTTTTCCCATCAGATAAAGCtgcaatacaaacaataaaagatGGCTTTTTTAAAATGTCCTCTTTTCCTAATGTCATGGGGGTAATTGACTGTACTCATGTCGCTCTGTCACCCCCAACAGAAGATATTTACAGAAACAGCAAGAATTTTCACTCTTTAAATGTTCAGATGGTATGTGCATCTGATATGAGGATTCTTAACTTGGTAGCCGGGTATCCTGGATCTACACATGATTCCTACATATTAAAACATTCAAGCTTGCATACAATCTTGACTTCTGGCAATCTTCCAGAAGGCTGGATATTGG CTTCTACCAAGACTGCTGGATCATATTGGTGTTATAATTTTAGTGGTGCCTTCGGTTTTATTCACTGCTTTTTTGAGATTCCTATTATCATGTCGGCATTCGCTGCTTTGAAACTGTGCTCGTCATATTGCCGTTAA